A window from Methylocystis sp. MJC1 encodes these proteins:
- a CDS encoding sensor domain-containing diguanylate cyclase, with amino-acid sequence MKTESLIEARWAELMQDASPAAKQLLARLSERHAREFAATFYEEMLQDPDARGFLSSEGIVERLTESLRRWIDDILVSWEPSAVPRLIASQRRLGAVHARIGVPLELVMRGTRLLKQTIIGALLGNTANTDHLEAAKIAIEMVDMAVEIAAHQYTASCEVEARTEEAYRNYASSVNMAVERERQRAALFSWENELLHALMAGAPGAALPLISQSGFGLWLRHKAGSIFPLDGEFCEVAQATERIDANLELLRSGEAPYVGSEGARRLVDPVLSETRRIHEVIETLFERQVSLESGRDALTHLLSRRFESTVLCREIEISRNTGKPFAVLLLDVDHFKSVNDTYGHEAGDHVLQRVAGVFSDNVRSGDFVFRHGGEEFLILCVELTAEDAVAVADKIRAAVEAEPIAISQTVSLSVTVSIGVAAYDGHPDYQRLISRADRALYEAKHGGRNKCALAA; translated from the coding sequence ATGAAGACCGAAAGCCTGATCGAAGCGAGATGGGCCGAGCTGATGCAAGATGCTTCGCCGGCGGCGAAGCAATTGCTGGCGAGGCTTTCCGAACGTCATGCGCGCGAATTCGCGGCGACCTTCTATGAGGAAATGCTGCAGGACCCCGATGCGCGCGGCTTTCTGTCCAGCGAAGGGATCGTCGAGCGCCTGACCGAAAGCCTGCGGCGCTGGATCGACGATATTCTCGTGAGCTGGGAGCCGTCGGCGGTCCCGCGGCTGATCGCCTCCCAGCGCCGCCTCGGCGCGGTTCACGCGCGCATTGGCGTCCCCCTTGAGCTCGTCATGCGCGGGACGCGGCTGCTCAAGCAGACGATCATCGGCGCGCTGCTCGGGAACACCGCCAACACCGACCATCTCGAAGCTGCTAAAATCGCCATCGAAATGGTCGACATGGCCGTCGAGATCGCCGCCCATCAATATACGGCGTCGTGCGAGGTCGAGGCACGCACGGAAGAAGCCTATCGCAATTACGCCTCGAGCGTAAACATGGCCGTTGAACGGGAGCGTCAGCGCGCCGCCCTTTTCAGCTGGGAAAACGAACTTCTGCACGCCTTGATGGCCGGCGCGCCCGGCGCCGCTCTCCCGCTGATCTCGCAATCGGGTTTCGGGCTCTGGCTGAGGCACAAGGCCGGCTCGATTTTTCCCTTGGACGGGGAGTTTTGCGAGGTCGCCCAGGCGACAGAACGGATCGACGCCAATCTTGAGCTCTTGCGATCGGGGGAAGCCCCTTACGTCGGTTCGGAAGGAGCCAGGCGTCTCGTCGATCCGGTCCTGAGCGAGACCCGGCGAATCCATGAGGTCATCGAAACGCTTTTCGAGCGCCAGGTCAGCCTGGAATCCGGCCGCGACGCGCTGACGCATTTGCTGAGCCGGCGGTTCGAGTCGACGGTTCTGTGCCGCGAGATCGAAATCAGCCGAAACACCGGCAAGCCCTTCGCCGTGCTCCTGCTCGACGTCGACCACTTCAAAAGCGTGAACGACACTTACGGCCACGAGGCGGGCGACCATGTTCTGCAGCGTGTCGCGGGCGTGTTCAGCGACAATGTGAGAAGCGGCGATTTCGTTTTCCGCCATGGCGGCGAGGAGTTCCTGATCCTCTGCGTGGAGCTGACAGCCGAAGACGCCGTCGCCGTCGCCGATAAGATCCGCGCAGCCGTCGAGGCGGAGCCCATAGCGATTTCGCAGACGGTTTCGCTCTCGGTCACCGTCAGCATCGGCGTCGCCGCCTATGACGGGCATCCCGATTATCAGCGCCTTATCTCGCGGGCCGACAGAGCCCTCTACGAGGCGAAGCACGGTGGCCGCAATAAATGCGCGCTCGCCGCCTGA
- a CDS encoding pyridoxamine 5'-phosphate oxidase family protein: MSNFYGPAHRELQDSFDSRRLADLMEGGVMHGEFAPHEIGFIESRDMFFLASIDPAGRPTVSYKGGAPGFVRVTGPKSVMFPWFDGNGMYYSAGNIAQNSKVGLLFIDFVTPNRLRVQGEAKLLRDTEAAAAFPGAQFAVDVAVESIWVNCPRYIHPHQKLADSKYLPDAGGESPLPGWKRLDVAQEALRPEDREKVAAAGGVIDFEAYGALVQRGEG; the protein is encoded by the coding sequence ATGTCCAATTTCTACGGCCCCGCCCATCGGGAATTGCAAGACTCCTTCGACTCGCGGCGTCTGGCCGACCTCATGGAAGGCGGCGTGATGCACGGCGAATTCGCCCCGCATGAGATCGGCTTCATTGAATCGCGCGACATGTTCTTTCTGGCGAGCATCGACCCCGCCGGCCGGCCGACCGTCTCCTACAAAGGCGGCGCGCCGGGCTTCGTTCGCGTCACGGGGCCGAAGTCGGTGATGTTTCCCTGGTTCGACGGCAACGGCATGTATTATTCCGCCGGCAACATCGCCCAAAACAGCAAGGTCGGCCTGCTCTTCATCGACTTCGTGACCCCCAACCGCCTGCGCGTGCAAGGCGAGGCCAAATTGCTGCGCGATACGGAGGCAGCCGCCGCTTTCCCGGGCGCGCAATTCGCCGTCGACGTCGCGGTCGAGTCGATCTGGGTCAATTGCCCCCGCTATATCCACCCGCATCAAAAACTCGCCGACTCGAAATATCTCCCCGACGCGGGGGGCGAGTCGCCGCTTCCCGGCTGGAAGCGGCTGGATGTGGCGCAAGAAGCCCTGCGCCCCGAGGACCGGGAGAAAGTCGCCGCCGCGGGTGGGGTCATCGATTTCGAGGCCTATGGGGCGTTGGTTCAGCGTGGCGAGGGCTGA
- a CDS encoding sodium:solute symporter: MRERPGEAVLFDRATLDSRIAFVSASFLLAYGFTALLDRVGAPERFVAAAPPWFTVLALAALGFLLHSMRVSFYYAGGRAVPANYAGFANAAIAVALLLPFATRLAGRSWSVGVVAGAFLGLAGAALFLGPLLRKTGVFSISGLLAARFPSAAPRFGLVAAVALSSGLLAVAGGQMAVDALVDLSGAGRAFAAFTIAGAGLFIAGPGGLGGAVWAAAAAAGVALLGLGWPIAALGFRGELPVGLLGGFGWPEAATLLSEWRIMPAPAGLGVEIGATLATAMGVLALAPILAPAVTTEDNESARASGVATFAWSLIFALLLAAAVATSALSLASQVSGQTVERLPESIYSASGRGLVEICGTKVRTPSQAQRACAAEKIPPGTPLRPVDVRPVDGDYLLGALPGAADLGAAASGLLTSAIVGLGLALAAVGLQACGAAVGHDALYRLRGEIDLTSRRLAITRLALIAVATASYVASATQIVTPGGLIGLALGISAACVAPSLALAFWNRAGDREALAALLGGAAGLAAALLLEGPARKIEAYALAALAGATLGLAAGVMSGLASRDEKPAAIAFVRRVLRGDGQIVTPDKGA, translated from the coding sequence ATGCGAGAGCGTCCCGGCGAAGCTGTTTTATTCGACCGCGCCACCCTGGATTCGCGAATCGCCTTCGTCTCCGCGAGCTTCCTGCTCGCCTACGGCTTTACGGCCCTGCTCGACCGCGTCGGCGCGCCGGAGCGTTTCGTGGCGGCGGCGCCGCCCTGGTTCACGGTCCTGGCGCTCGCCGCGCTCGGATTCCTGCTCCACTCGATGCGGGTCTCCTTTTATTACGCTGGCGGCCGCGCCGTTCCGGCGAATTACGCGGGCTTCGCCAACGCCGCCATCGCCGTCGCGCTGCTGCTGCCCTTTGCGACGCGGCTCGCCGGCCGTTCCTGGAGCGTGGGCGTCGTCGCGGGCGCTTTTCTCGGCCTCGCCGGTGCGGCGCTCTTTCTGGGGCCGCTGCTGCGCAAGACCGGCGTGTTCTCGATATCCGGGCTTCTCGCCGCGCGGTTTCCATCCGCCGCTCCGCGTTTCGGGCTGGTCGCGGCGGTTGCGCTGTCCTCTGGCTTGCTCGCCGTCGCCGGCGGGCAGATGGCGGTCGACGCCCTCGTCGATCTGAGCGGCGCCGGCCGCGCCTTCGCCGCCTTCACAATTGCGGGCGCCGGGCTCTTCATCGCCGGCCCGGGGGGATTAGGCGGCGCCGTCTGGGCGGCGGCGGCGGCGGCGGGCGTCGCCTTGCTCGGCCTCGGCTGGCCCATCGCCGCTCTGGGCTTTCGCGGCGAATTGCCGGTGGGCCTTCTGGGCGGTTTCGGCTGGCCGGAAGCGGCGACCCTGCTCTCCGAATGGCGGATCATGCCGGCGCCCGCCGGCCTCGGCGTCGAGATCGGCGCCACTCTCGCGACAGCCATGGGCGTTCTGGCGCTCGCGCCGATTCTTGCCCCCGCGGTGACGACCGAAGACAATGAGTCGGCGCGCGCCTCGGGCGTGGCGACCTTCGCCTGGAGCCTGATCTTTGCGCTGCTCCTTGCCGCGGCCGTCGCCACATCGGCTCTGAGCCTCGCCAGCCAGGTGTCGGGCCAGACGGTCGAACGCTTGCCTGAGTCCATCTATTCCGCGAGCGGGCGCGGCCTCGTCGAGATATGCGGGACCAAGGTCCGCACGCCCTCGCAAGCCCAGCGCGCCTGCGCGGCGGAGAAGATTCCGCCCGGAACGCCGCTCCGGCCTGTCGATGTGCGCCCGGTCGACGGCGACTATCTCCTCGGCGCGCTTCCCGGCGCGGCCGATCTCGGCGCGGCCGCCTCGGGCCTTCTCACCTCGGCGATCGTCGGCTTGGGGCTGGCGCTGGCGGCCGTCGGGCTTCAGGCCTGCGGCGCCGCCGTCGGCCATGACGCGCTCTACCGGCTGCGCGGCGAGATCGATCTCACCAGCCGCCGCCTCGCCATCACGCGGCTCGCGCTCATCGCCGTCGCCACCGCAAGCTATGTCGCGAGCGCAACGCAAATCGTGACGCCCGGCGGGTTGATTGGCCTGGCGCTCGGGATTTCCGCCGCTTGCGTCGCCCCTTCCCTCGCGCTCGCCTTTTGGAATCGCGCCGGCGATCGCGAGGCTTTGGCGGCGCTGCTCGGCGGCGCCGCCGGATTGGCGGCCGCTTTGCTGCTCGAGGGACCAGCCAGAAAGATCGAGGCCTATGCGCTCGCAGCGCTGGCCGGCGCGACGCTGGGGCTTGCGGCGGGCGTCATGTCCGGCCTCGCCTCGCGCGACGAAAAACCGGCGGCGATCGCCTTCGTGCGGCGCGTGCTGCGCGGCGACGGGCAGATCGTCACGCCGGACAAGGGGGCTTGA
- the rpsO gene encoding 30S ribosomal protein S15, translating to MSITAERKQALIKEYATKVDDTGSPEVQVAILTERIVNLTEHFKTHVKDNHSRRGLLKLVSQRRQLLDYVKKRDEPRYKSLIERLGIRR from the coding sequence ATGTCGATCACGGCCGAGCGCAAGCAGGCGCTCATCAAAGAATACGCCACCAAGGTGGACGACACGGGCTCGCCCGAGGTTCAGGTCGCGATCCTCACGGAGCGCATCGTCAACCTCACCGAGCACTTCAAGACGCATGTGAAGGACAATCACTCGCGTCGCGGCCTGCTGAAGCTCGTTTCCCAGCGCCGCCAGCTCCTCGATTACGTCAAGAAGCGGGACGAACCCCGCTACAAGAGCCTCATCGAGCGGCTCGGCATTCGCCGCTGA
- the pnp gene encoding polyribonucleotide nucleotidyltransferase: MFQVHREELDWAGRKLVLETGKIARQADGAVLASWGETTVLATIVAAKAPKPGQDFFPLTVNYQEKAFAAGRIPGGYFKREGRPSERETLISRLIDRPIRPLFPDAFRCDTQVIVTVLSHDLENDPDILAMVAASAALTLSGVPFMGPVGGARVGYINGQLKLNPTIEEMKLSDLDLVVAGTQDAVLMVESEAKELSEELMLEAVMTGHRGFQPVIDAIIRLAERAAKDPRDLVVPDRSEVAAFVSRIAEAELREAYKLTVKQHRYAAVDSVKAKVMAELFPEGEATNFTKEEVAEVFKELQAKVVRWNILDTGIRIDGRDVKTVRPIVAEVGVLPRAHGSALFTRGETQALVVSTLGTAEDEQFVDSLEGTYKERFLLHYNFPPYSVGETGRMGSPGRREIGHGKLAWRAIHPMLPAAAEFPYTLRVVSEITESNGSSSMATVCGTSLALMDAGVPIKAPTAGIAMGLILEGERFAVLSDILGDEDHLGDMDFKVAGTSNGVTSLQMDIKIAGITEEIMRVALGQAKEGRMHILGEMAKAITSSRAELGEFAPRIETLKIPTDKIRDVIGSGGKVIREIVEKTGAKINIEDDGTVKVASSDGNSIKAAINWIKSIASDPEVGMIYEGTVVKTADFGAFVNFFGAKDGLVHISQLSKQRVAKTTDVVKEGDRVKVKLLGFDDRGKVRLSMRVVDQETGEDLEAKEKAEKEAAGANGE, encoded by the coding sequence ATGTTCCAAGTCCACCGCGAAGAACTCGACTGGGCCGGCCGCAAGCTCGTCCTCGAGACCGGCAAGATCGCCCGCCAGGCCGACGGCGCCGTTCTGGCGAGCTGGGGCGAGACCACTGTGCTCGCGACCATCGTCGCCGCCAAGGCCCCGAAGCCGGGCCAGGACTTCTTCCCGCTGACCGTCAATTACCAGGAGAAGGCCTTCGCCGCCGGCCGCATTCCGGGCGGCTATTTCAAGCGCGAGGGTCGTCCCTCGGAGCGTGAGACGCTGATCTCCCGCCTCATCGACCGCCCGATCCGTCCGCTCTTCCCGGACGCTTTCCGCTGCGACACCCAGGTCATCGTGACCGTGCTGTCGCATGACCTCGAAAACGATCCCGACATCCTCGCCATGGTCGCGGCCTCCGCCGCGCTGACGCTCTCGGGCGTGCCCTTCATGGGGCCCGTCGGCGGCGCGCGCGTCGGCTATATCAACGGCCAGCTCAAGCTCAATCCGACGATCGAGGAGATGAAGCTCTCCGATCTCGATCTCGTCGTCGCTGGCACGCAGGACGCCGTGCTGATGGTCGAATCGGAAGCCAAGGAGCTTTCCGAAGAGCTGATGCTCGAGGCCGTGATGACCGGCCACCGCGGCTTCCAGCCGGTGATCGACGCGATTATCCGGCTCGCCGAGCGCGCTGCGAAGGACCCGCGCGACTTGGTCGTCCCCGACCGTTCGGAAGTCGCCGCTTTCGTCTCACGGATCGCCGAGGCCGAGCTGCGCGAGGCCTACAAGCTCACCGTGAAGCAGCACCGCTACGCCGCGGTCGACTCGGTGAAGGCGAAGGTCATGGCGGAGCTCTTCCCCGAGGGCGAGGCGACGAACTTCACCAAGGAAGAAGTCGCCGAGGTCTTCAAGGAGCTGCAGGCCAAGGTCGTCCGCTGGAATATCCTCGACACCGGCATCCGCATCGACGGCCGCGACGTGAAGACCGTGCGCCCGATCGTCGCCGAGGTCGGCGTTCTGCCGCGCGCCCATGGCTCGGCGCTCTTCACCCGCGGCGAGACGCAGGCGCTGGTCGTCTCCACGCTCGGCACGGCGGAAGACGAGCAATTCGTCGATTCGCTCGAGGGCACCTATAAGGAGCGCTTCCTGCTCCATTACAACTTCCCCCCCTATTCCGTCGGCGAAACGGGCCGCATGGGTTCGCCCGGCCGCCGCGAAATCGGCCATGGCAAGCTCGCCTGGCGCGCGATCCATCCGATGCTGCCGGCCGCGGCCGAATTCCCCTATACGCTTCGCGTCGTCTCGGAGATCACCGAGTCCAACGGCTCGTCGTCGATGGCGACGGTCTGCGGCACCTCGCTCGCGCTGATGGACGCCGGCGTGCCGATCAAGGCGCCGACGGCCGGCATCGCCATGGGCCTGATTCTGGAAGGCGAGCGCTTCGCCGTGCTCTCCGACATTCTCGGCGACGAGGATCACCTCGGCGATATGGACTTCAAAGTGGCGGGCACGTCCAATGGCGTGACCTCGCTGCAGATGGACATCAAGATCGCCGGCATCACCGAAGAGATCATGCGCGTCGCCCTCGGCCAGGCCAAGGAAGGCCGCATGCACATCCTCGGCGAGATGGCGAAAGCCATCACCTCCTCCCGCGCCGAGCTCGGCGAATTCGCGCCGCGCATCGAGACGTTGAAGATTCCGACCGACAAGATCCGCGACGTGATCGGCTCGGGCGGCAAGGTCATCCGCGAGATCGTCGAGAAGACCGGCGCCAAGATCAACATCGAGGACGACGGCACCGTGAAGGTCGCATCCAGCGACGGCAATTCGATCAAGGCCGCCATCAACTGGATCAAGTCCATCGCTTCTGACCCCGAAGTCGGCATGATCTATGAAGGCACGGTCGTGAAGACCGCCGATTTCGGCGCTTTCGTGAACTTCTTCGGCGCCAAGGACGGCCTCGTCCATATCTCGCAGCTCTCCAAGCAGCGCGTGGCGAAGACGACCGACGTCGTGAAGGAAGGCGACCGCGTGAAGGTGAAGCTCCTGGGCTTCGACGATCGCGGCAAGGTGCGCCTCTCCATGCGCGTCGTCGATCAGGAGACGGGCGAAGACCTCGAGGCCAAGGAAAAGGCCGAGAAGGAAGCCGCCGGCGCCAATGGCGAGTGA